From one Humulus lupulus chromosome 8, drHumLupu1.1, whole genome shotgun sequence genomic stretch:
- the LOC133795126 gene encoding uncharacterized protein LOC133795126 — MYFSPNTPENLKDFYVSIFKMPITHSIEKYLGLPMLSGRNKSRLFADIKEKVWLKLNSWNSKLFSYGGREILLKDVIQAMPTYVWDTKVLADSHICTSTRLWEYPLLNQYKLNVDASIDEVSNSIGIGAILQNSNGDGVACLSKPLFGLSVHVVETDCLAAVSAFAKRETFFNDFGSLLEDITSLLYRFSGVSLIHVRRSANMAAHE; from the exons ATGTATTTCTCTCCCAATACACCGGAAAATTTGAAAGACTTCTATGTCTCGATTTTTAAGATGCCCATTACACATTCTATCGAGAAATATTTGGGTCTTCCCATGTTAAGTGGTCGAAATAAGTCTCGGCTTTTTGCTGATATTAAGGAGAAGGTTTGGTTGAAGCTCAATTCTTGGAATTCTAAATTATTTTCTTATGGAGGTCGCGAAATTCTTCTTAAAGATGTAATCCAAGCAATGCCAACATAC GTTTGGGATACTAAGGTTTTGGCTGATTCCCACATATGTACTTCAACTAGACTTTGGGAGTATCCATTGTTGAACCAGTATAAATTAAATGTTGATGCTTCTATTGACGAAGTTTCAAATTCTATTGGTATTGGAGCTATTCTTCAAAATTCAAATGGAGATGGTGTTGCATGTTTATCTAAACCACTATTCG GACTATCAGTACATGTAGTCGAAACTGATTGTCTTGCAGCTGTGTCtgcctttgctaagagagaaacATTTTTCAATGACTTTGGGTCTTTGTTAGAGGATATAACAAGTTTGTTGTACAGATTTTCAGGAGTGTCCCTAATCCATGTTCGTCGGTCGGCCAATATGGCAGCTCATGAATAG
- the LOC133795963 gene encoding MAR-binding filament-like protein 1-1 isoform X2: MGFLMWSSSSCFVQPSLSYPLSSSSSSRSIFFHSPSPKNAEPKRRGTIPMASMNQDESSCRYPLQRRAILFVGISVLPLLRLRARALDGLATKEAEVKTSEGNQIAEALQKDTPPNAFVSLLNGIGILSSGVLGALYASAQKEKTENNATIEAMKTKIKQKESAITTLEKNFESKLLTEQKERTEQLRKAKEEQLSLVDQLNLANSTVAGLGQELNNEKKFIEELKFQIKSLETDLSKVTQDKKIFEEDLKEKFELIGVLEGRINLLNTEVRDKEDNVQNLRSSLANKELELNNMKTTNEQINDELTHARSGIHHLKDEIVKNQNEIEFKNSVVEELNATVSSLNIEKDHLEKKLDAVQKEYNELKLSSEKKAALDARVLGEKEEELQLLKEKLALATSETSQNEEIIAKLTQENEKLRKMLDEESNKVNILKHELHATHESLAKSRDEASDLEKQLIKSNKLCKELEAEVSRVQSEFTKVSDTLKRSLDEAKQSGEELAGELTSVKELMKKTKEKLQNVSLELATVVEDRNSLQQELVDVYKKAESAASDLKEEKKTVSTLNKELQGLEKQIAKDKDSRKSLETDLEEAIKSLDEMNRNAMTLSRDLEKANSRISELEDEKQVLYKTLTEQKNASKEARENMEDAHNMVMRLGSERETLDKKAKKLEEDLSSAKGEILRLRSQMSSSKAVVNNKKTVTENVEAEEDKDKEKDKVKVTAKRTVRRRKASSQ; this comes from the exons atGGGCTTTCTAATGTGGAGCTCTAGCTCTTGCTTTGTCCAGCCTTCTCTCTCctaccctctttcttcttcttcttcttcacgatCCATTTTCTTCCACTCTCCTTCCCCGAAAAATGCTGAGCCCAAGAGAAGGGGCACTATCCCAATGGCCTCCATGAACCAGGACGAGTCAAGTTGTAGGTATCCCTTGCAACGGAGGGCCATTCTCTTTGTGGGTATTTCAGTTCTTCCCTTGTTACGACTCAGGGCCAGAGCTCTTGACGGTTTGGCCACAA AAGAAGCTGAGGTAAAGACATCCGAGGGGAACCAAATAGCTGAG GCACTTCAAAAGGACACTCCACCAAATGCATTTGTTTCTCTCCTGAATGGGATTGGAATACTGAGTTCTGGTGTGCTTGGTGCTCTCTATGCCTCAGCTCAGAAAGAAAAAACAGAAAATAATGCAACAATTGAAGCT ATGAAGACCAAAATAAAACAGAAGGAATCTGCTATCACCACATTAGAGAAGAATTTTGAATCAAAGCTACTCACCGAACAGAAAGAGAGAACTGAGCAACTTAGAAAGGCTAAGGAAGAACAGCTGTCTCTCGTAGACCAACTAAATTTGGCGAACAGTACAGTTGCAGGATTGGGACAAGAGCTAAATAATGAGAAGAAATTCATAGAGGAACTTAAATTCCAAATAAAAAGTCTTGAAACTGATCTTTCTAAGGTGACTCAAGATAAGAAGATCTTTGAAGAAGATCTGAAGGAGAAGTTTGAGCTGATTGGTGTCCTAGAAGGAAGAATAAATTTACTGAACACAGAGGTGAGGGATAAAGAAGATAATGTTCAAAATCTCAGATCTTCTCTTGCTAATAAGGAGTTAGAGTTGAACAACATGAAGACTACCAATGAGCAAATAAATGATGAACTAACTCATGCACGTTCAGGAATCCATCATCTGAAGGATGAAATTGTGAAAAATCAAAATGAAATAGAGTTTAAGAACTCTGTTGTTGAGGAATTAAATGCAACTGTAAGTTCTTTAAATATTGAGAAGGATCATCTGGAGAAGAAACTTGATGCTGTTCAGAAGGAATACAATGAGTTAAAGTTATCATCTGAAAAGAAGGCAGCCTTGGATGCTAGGGTTTtgggagaaaaagaagaagagcttCAGCTGCTAAAAGAAAAGCTTGCACTTGCTACAAGTGAGACTAGTCAAAACGAGGAAATAATTGCTAAATTGACTCAAGAGAATGAAAAGTTGAGGAAAATGCTGGATGAAGAATCAAACAAGGTAAATATTCTGAAACACGAGCTCCATGCTACACACGAAAGTCTTGCAAAATCAAGAGACGAGGCCTCTGATCTGGAAAAACAGTTAATAAAGTCGAATAAATTGTGCAAGGAACTTGAGGCTGAGGTTTCTAGAGTTCAGTCTGAGTTTACCAAAGTTAGCGATACATTGAAAAGGAGTCTTGATGAGGCTAAACAGAGTGGTGAGGAGTTAGCTGGTGAGCTAACTTCAGTGAAGGAGCTTATGAAGAAGACAAAAGAGAAGCTACAAAATGTGTCTCTTGAACTGGCAACTGTTGTGGAAGACCGTAATAGCCTGCAGCAAGAACTCGTTGATGTCTACAAAAAGGCTGAAAGTGCTGCCAGTGATttgaaagaagagaaaaaaaccGTATCCACTTTGAACAAAGAACTACAAGGCCTGGAGAAGCAGATAGCAAAGGATAAGGACTCTAGAAAATCTCTTGAAACAGACTTAGAAGAGGCTATCAAATCACTTGATGAGATGAACCGAAATGCAATGACACTTTCTAGAGATTTAGAGAAGGCAAACTCTCGAATTTCTGAGCTTGAAGATGAGAAACAGGTGCTCTACAAGACCCTAACAGAGCAAAAGAACGCGTCCAAAGAGGCCCGAGAAAACATGGAAGATGCCCATAACATGGTGATGAGACTTGGCAGTGAAAGGGAGACTTTGGATAAGAAAGCAAAGAAACTTGAAGAGGATTTATCTTCAGCCAAGGGTGAAATATTGCGGTTAAGGAGTCAAATGAGCTCATCAAAGGCTGTTGTAAATAATAAGAAAACTGTAACTGAAAATGTTGAAGCTGAAGAAGACAAAGACAAGGAGAAAGACAAAGTCAAAGTAACTGCCAAGAGAACTGTCCGAAGGAGGAAAGCTAGTTCACAATGA
- the LOC133795963 gene encoding MAR-binding filament-like protein 1-1 isoform X1 — MGFLMWSSSSCFVQPSLSYPLSSSSSSRSIFFHSPSPKNAEPKRRGTIPMASMNQDESSCRYPLQRRAILFVGISVLPLLRLRARALDGLATKEAEVKTSEGNQIAEQALQKDTPPNAFVSLLNGIGILSSGVLGALYASAQKEKTENNATIEAMKTKIKQKESAITTLEKNFESKLLTEQKERTEQLRKAKEEQLSLVDQLNLANSTVAGLGQELNNEKKFIEELKFQIKSLETDLSKVTQDKKIFEEDLKEKFELIGVLEGRINLLNTEVRDKEDNVQNLRSSLANKELELNNMKTTNEQINDELTHARSGIHHLKDEIVKNQNEIEFKNSVVEELNATVSSLNIEKDHLEKKLDAVQKEYNELKLSSEKKAALDARVLGEKEEELQLLKEKLALATSETSQNEEIIAKLTQENEKLRKMLDEESNKVNILKHELHATHESLAKSRDEASDLEKQLIKSNKLCKELEAEVSRVQSEFTKVSDTLKRSLDEAKQSGEELAGELTSVKELMKKTKEKLQNVSLELATVVEDRNSLQQELVDVYKKAESAASDLKEEKKTVSTLNKELQGLEKQIAKDKDSRKSLETDLEEAIKSLDEMNRNAMTLSRDLEKANSRISELEDEKQVLYKTLTEQKNASKEARENMEDAHNMVMRLGSERETLDKKAKKLEEDLSSAKGEILRLRSQMSSSKAVVNNKKTVTENVEAEEDKDKEKDKVKVTAKRTVRRRKASSQ; from the exons atGGGCTTTCTAATGTGGAGCTCTAGCTCTTGCTTTGTCCAGCCTTCTCTCTCctaccctctttcttcttcttcttcttcacgatCCATTTTCTTCCACTCTCCTTCCCCGAAAAATGCTGAGCCCAAGAGAAGGGGCACTATCCCAATGGCCTCCATGAACCAGGACGAGTCAAGTTGTAGGTATCCCTTGCAACGGAGGGCCATTCTCTTTGTGGGTATTTCAGTTCTTCCCTTGTTACGACTCAGGGCCAGAGCTCTTGACGGTTTGGCCACAA AAGAAGCTGAGGTAAAGACATCCGAGGGGAACCAAATAGCTGAG CAGGCACTTCAAAAGGACACTCCACCAAATGCATTTGTTTCTCTCCTGAATGGGATTGGAATACTGAGTTCTGGTGTGCTTGGTGCTCTCTATGCCTCAGCTCAGAAAGAAAAAACAGAAAATAATGCAACAATTGAAGCT ATGAAGACCAAAATAAAACAGAAGGAATCTGCTATCACCACATTAGAGAAGAATTTTGAATCAAAGCTACTCACCGAACAGAAAGAGAGAACTGAGCAACTTAGAAAGGCTAAGGAAGAACAGCTGTCTCTCGTAGACCAACTAAATTTGGCGAACAGTACAGTTGCAGGATTGGGACAAGAGCTAAATAATGAGAAGAAATTCATAGAGGAACTTAAATTCCAAATAAAAAGTCTTGAAACTGATCTTTCTAAGGTGACTCAAGATAAGAAGATCTTTGAAGAAGATCTGAAGGAGAAGTTTGAGCTGATTGGTGTCCTAGAAGGAAGAATAAATTTACTGAACACAGAGGTGAGGGATAAAGAAGATAATGTTCAAAATCTCAGATCTTCTCTTGCTAATAAGGAGTTAGAGTTGAACAACATGAAGACTACCAATGAGCAAATAAATGATGAACTAACTCATGCACGTTCAGGAATCCATCATCTGAAGGATGAAATTGTGAAAAATCAAAATGAAATAGAGTTTAAGAACTCTGTTGTTGAGGAATTAAATGCAACTGTAAGTTCTTTAAATATTGAGAAGGATCATCTGGAGAAGAAACTTGATGCTGTTCAGAAGGAATACAATGAGTTAAAGTTATCATCTGAAAAGAAGGCAGCCTTGGATGCTAGGGTTTtgggagaaaaagaagaagagcttCAGCTGCTAAAAGAAAAGCTTGCACTTGCTACAAGTGAGACTAGTCAAAACGAGGAAATAATTGCTAAATTGACTCAAGAGAATGAAAAGTTGAGGAAAATGCTGGATGAAGAATCAAACAAGGTAAATATTCTGAAACACGAGCTCCATGCTACACACGAAAGTCTTGCAAAATCAAGAGACGAGGCCTCTGATCTGGAAAAACAGTTAATAAAGTCGAATAAATTGTGCAAGGAACTTGAGGCTGAGGTTTCTAGAGTTCAGTCTGAGTTTACCAAAGTTAGCGATACATTGAAAAGGAGTCTTGATGAGGCTAAACAGAGTGGTGAGGAGTTAGCTGGTGAGCTAACTTCAGTGAAGGAGCTTATGAAGAAGACAAAAGAGAAGCTACAAAATGTGTCTCTTGAACTGGCAACTGTTGTGGAAGACCGTAATAGCCTGCAGCAAGAACTCGTTGATGTCTACAAAAAGGCTGAAAGTGCTGCCAGTGATttgaaagaagagaaaaaaaccGTATCCACTTTGAACAAAGAACTACAAGGCCTGGAGAAGCAGATAGCAAAGGATAAGGACTCTAGAAAATCTCTTGAAACAGACTTAGAAGAGGCTATCAAATCACTTGATGAGATGAACCGAAATGCAATGACACTTTCTAGAGATTTAGAGAAGGCAAACTCTCGAATTTCTGAGCTTGAAGATGAGAAACAGGTGCTCTACAAGACCCTAACAGAGCAAAAGAACGCGTCCAAAGAGGCCCGAGAAAACATGGAAGATGCCCATAACATGGTGATGAGACTTGGCAGTGAAAGGGAGACTTTGGATAAGAAAGCAAAGAAACTTGAAGAGGATTTATCTTCAGCCAAGGGTGAAATATTGCGGTTAAGGAGTCAAATGAGCTCATCAAAGGCTGTTGTAAATAATAAGAAAACTGTAACTGAAAATGTTGAAGCTGAAGAAGACAAAGACAAGGAGAAAGACAAAGTCAAAGTAACTGCCAAGAGAACTGTCCGAAGGAGGAAAGCTAGTTCACAATGA